The genomic stretch gagaaagagagagagagagtgagagagagtgagagagagagaaagataataatggagTTATTTATTATAGTTAGCCATCAAATTTTCTGTATAgcattttctgtatatatttattacactttCTAGGGTAGACTGTTttaaggagaggtaggggagagaaagagaagggaaagcggaaaggggagagaaagagaagggaaagcggaaagaggagagaaagagaagggaaagcggagaggggagagaaagagaagggaaagcggaaaggggagagaaagagaagggaaagcggaaagggggggagaaagagaggggaaagcggaaaggggagagaaagagaagggaaagcggaaaggggagagaaagaggggtgtgtgtgggaggggggagaggtaggggagagaaagagaagggaaagcggaaaggggagagaaagagaagggaaagcggaaagggggggagaaagagaagggaaagcggaaaggggagagaaagagaagggaaagcggagaggggagagaaagagaagggaaagcggaaaggggagagaaagagaagggaaagcggaaaggggagagaaagagaagggaaagcggaaaggggagagaaagagaagggaaagcggaaagaggagagaaagagaagggaaagcggagaggggagagaaagagaagggaaagcggaaagaggagagaaagagaagggaaagcggagaggggagagaaagagaagggaaagcggaaaggggagagaaagagaagggaaagcggaaaggggagaaaaagagggatgtgtgtgtgtgtgggggggggggggaggtaggagagagaaagagaagggaaagcggaaaggggagagaaagaggggtgtgtgtgggaggggggagaggtaggggagagaaaaagaagggaaagcggaaaggggagagaaagaggggtgtgtgtgtgtgggggtgggggtagtgaggTTAGAGGTGGTTCGTTATCAATACTgacttatcattgctgttattattattattattattattattattattattattattattattattattattattattattattattattatcatctttattgttatcattattattacaattattattataattataatgatgatagtggtaaaaaCGCTAtcttatcttcgtcttcatcaccgtcatcttattaatgttagtaataattaaaataacaataatgaatgaataactaTCAaggtgaaaaggatgataataataacaatgataatataacttttaacaacaaggataatgataattgtgaaataatgataatgaaaatagtgatgatgaattattattacttctaatgataataataacctcagtgatgataataatgataaaaataatagtattagtagtagtagtaacgatgacttcaagaacatcaataataataataataataataataataataataataataataataataaataacaatagtagtagcagtagcagtatttacaaaaatgataatcataatgataataataaaaaaataataaccataataatgctaaacaatagtaataataataataataatattaataacattaataatgataatagtaacaataataacaccaacaatataataaatacaatattgatagtaactattcttagaaacaaacaaacaatcaaacaaacaaacaacaaaaaaatgcgcAATTCGCGTTTTCTATGGTTGCGTCCAGAAAGCCTCACTAGATGTCGGATgctgaaatgtaaaaaaaaaaaaaaaaaaaaaaaaaaaacagtcagaaTTATAATGAGctttctgttatttctctcttccttgtggCAAAAAACGTATAAAAGGCCGACAGGACGATTGTTTGGCAGATAACAATCGAAGATGAGGGCAATCGGCGTTCTATTTTTGGTGAgttgttttttaatttgtttttaagtGTCATTGTGTAGGGTTTCAATAAAAAAAGTGCTGTGAAAGTTTGAGTATGTGAATAACTCTGATTATACATTAAAGTATTTCGTGCTATTGTTTAAAATGCATTTGAACATATGATTTTCTATTAAACCAATGTCTGTAGCTCGGCATATTTACGTAAACGTACAAATGTTTAGACAGAACTTAGACTTGCTCATCGTATTTCTACTTTAATACTTGAAAAACTTGGTATAACACTTTCGTATTTAACGTGAATTTTCACAGGTTACTAAATATGCAATTTTAAATAACTGTTTACGTTTATGGTTGTATATCTTCAAATAACTTTAATTAGTGCCCACGTTTTTGTCATAACCCCTATGACGAGAAGTTTCCTTTCCAGGTGACCATGGCAGGCGCCATCGCCATGGCAGAAGAGTATGTATTCTTAATTAGTTAAATGCAGTATTTTAAACTGACTAATATGTAAGTTTTTCTTAATTAGTAAGATTTCTAAATTCTGCTTTTCTCCCAAACAGAAGCTTGCGGAGTGAACGTAGTGTTACACCAGATAATCATCCTTTCTCGCATCTGTGTGAGGCCCAGCCTGACAAGTTTCTGTGCGCAAACTGCAAAACCATGGTTCAATGTGTAAAAGGGCAAGCCTTCACGCGTCACTGCATCGAGAGTCATTACTGTTCGGTAAAGGCAGAATTTGGAGGGGCTGTCTGCTACCCCGACGAACCTGTAGGTTGCACATGTACAAAAGCTAACGACTTCAGCGTTGACCCTTATGATCCCCAGAGGTTCTTCTCGTGCAAAGACATTGGATCCATGCCGGAGAGCTACAAGTGCCCAGACGGCATGGAATTCGATGAAGCTTCGGCACAGTGTCAGAATGTAGGTGACCTACCTCCATGCACGGTTTCGGGTGTCTTTGCTAACCCTAAGAACTGCAACGAATACTATTCCTGCATTTCATTGCGGCATGGATGGCTGCAGAAGACTTTCCTCTGCAGCAGTAACCTGATGTACAACCAGATGTCTGGCACTTGTGAAGATCCATGCATTTACCAGTTCGTGTGCCAGCAGGAAGGTCGTTACCCTGACCTTCTTGACAAGCGTAATTACTTTGAGTGCTACATTCATGCAGGTAGCTTACTGCAAGTACGCTACCAGTGCCCTGAAGGATACATGTGGGAAATCCTTTCCCCTGGCGTGGGCAAATGCGTGGAGGACCATGGACAGCTTGATTCTGATACTGCCTTCGGCCAGTGCGTGTTGCCGGACGACTTGTGTCCTAGTAAGTAACTTGTAATGcattgcatatacaaatatgtatatatatatggggatggCTTGGTTACTGACTTTATCAATCTTTCTAGTTTCAGTTGCCACCTAAAGAAACCTCCCCTGGTCCCAACTTACACACATCCGATAAGTGGACCAGGCCCGGACTTCGATTGTATCTCAAATTTTAAATAAACTTTATTTTGGAGTTCtaatttggtctttttttttccctaatcctaggggtaggggaagaaatAGTTGCAATTAATGCATTCGCTCCATTATACTCAAAGTATGAGTGGTTGGCATAAATGAAGAATGTTTGCATGAACACTTCAGGAGTAGGTACTTTGAATCTAAAGTGTCAACAAAGCAGACTTGCTTCTAAGGTTGCATAACCATCTAACACTAGAGCCAAACTAGGCCCTAACACTGTTACAGTAAGTTTGCCTAACTTGCATTAAGTTAATACCCAGCTTAACCCTCGGGACACAAATTTTAATTGCTTTACAAATAATTAGTGCATATGCAATTTCTTACAACTAAATACTGGCACTTGCAGTCCCCTCCCCCAGTACGATGTCcatttattgggggggggggggggagatataggtAAAACAACCCCAACCCACCGCTTGTTGTAGGGAGGAACTTGAAACGCTAGGGCCTATAGCAGGATATCATCCCTGCTTTGTACCTCAAACTTAGCCTCGGATCCTAgtctttcccttctcattcttgAATTTTTTACTCTACCAGTCCATGTACAGCATATAGGGTTCACGCTCCCATGGCTCTTTGAACATGAAACTGACGGATGTTTAACACTACCAATCTTCAAGTATCCCCCTCTTGAATACTTATCCCCTACTTCCAGACCCACCTATTTTAAATTGACAAACTATGCCATCCTCATTACTACGGCCTTTGAAGTGTAtcgtcccctcttcctattcGTACACCCTAGCATAATTTCTATATGCCACCATTTAATGATCCCATCACTCAACCTTTTTTAGGTTACAATATCTTAACTTTCCTAACCCCTTTTTAATCCATTAAAATTTACCGTGATTACTTGATGTATAGCACTAACTTACCTGGGGGGCATTGCAAGACTTTACCAGCATGAAGGTGTAGCTATGGATTTTCTGAATTGTTAATCATTTGTCCATACACTAAATCTCGACAGTAACCCCCATTCTAAAGATGCCCCTTCTACCACCTACAATTTTTAATCTAgacagactgaggcccaatgtacgGATCACGCCTGTCTTGGATCTCGGCCTTtgcctcgactaattttgcatcttttttccttttccttcatcccctttggccacttatccaaatcgttaactcCTATTTACCATTTTCGCAACAATACGTTACCATAGGTATGTGTAACCTTTGATGCCCGGtacatttgtttatcattatccattCTAGAAAGCCACACATGGCCTTActgaacctaaaaaaaaaaaaaaaaaaaaaaaaaaaactacctggGGTCTTTATCCCCAAGACACACCCTATCACTATTTTGTATATGCCACTAATGACCTTGGATGTTGACGGATAGAAAATTTTCAACAAATCGATCCATCCTCGATTTAGACTTGCTAAGACAGGAAGTACGTCGGCTAGCTTTCTCACTCCCTACTCTAATCTTTTTACCCCTCCCAAGATGTTTGTACagtttcccgtctccctctcagtccaattcttttgccattctaaatccaggtGCCCCAATCTCCACTATTCCAAGCATTCCAATCACTACTTCCCCagtacctctcctcctcctgctcaccccTACCCCATcatgtcccctcttctctcccctcttctcccccctcttctctaccccatcccctccagtcctttgcccgttgttgtcgtgggggggcttaggagacggactgagacccaatgatggggaactcaaccttgggactcggccATCGACtggactaattttgcatggtttttttttcccactcgtacttttcgtttgtttctccaccaatcccttctactatccacctcctaaggtgtgagccgtgctgaaaggatgaaaggctgactttcagtcctgaacggcctgagggaaccatgggcacggtattcccctaccaacctggcccttacccctcaaggggatcctgagtgtaatgagcacaagggatgtaaagttagaatgacccaaaaatatGTCtggaaaccaccctgtatatacctcacttggtctttatgcatatgcattactcatatacctcagtttttttgtctgtagctatgtaagatagaagtacttaattattttatagaaagatgacactttatttcaAGTTttgtataaagtttatatatttctatatctttttattaagattaggaaattgtaaaaagtagtttttttttgttttg from Penaeus chinensis breed Huanghai No. 1 chromosome 40, ASM1920278v2, whole genome shotgun sequence encodes the following:
- the LOC125047282 gene encoding peritrophin-44-like isoform X2, whose amino-acid sequence is MRAIGVLFLVTMAGAIAMAEESLRSERSVTPDNHPFSHLCEAQPDKFLCANCKTMVQCVKGQAFTRHCIESHYCSVKAEFGGAVCYPDEPVGCTCTKANDFSVDPYDPQRFFSCKDIGSMPESYKCPDGMEFDEASAQCQNVGDLPPCTVSGVFANPKNCNEYYSCISLRHGWLQKTFLCSSNLMYNQMSGTCEDPCIYQFVCQQEGRYPDLLDKRNYFECYIHAGSLLQVRYQCPEGYMWEILSPGVGKCVEDHGQLDSDTAFGQCVLPDDLCPISVAT
- the LOC125047282 gene encoding peritrophin-44-like isoform X1, whose amino-acid sequence is MRAIGVLFLFPFQVTMAGAIAMAEESLRSERSVTPDNHPFSHLCEAQPDKFLCANCKTMVQCVKGQAFTRHCIESHYCSVKAEFGGAVCYPDEPVGCTCTKANDFSVDPYDPQRFFSCKDIGSMPESYKCPDGMEFDEASAQCQNVGDLPPCTVSGVFANPKNCNEYYSCISLRHGWLQKTFLCSSNLMYNQMSGTCEDPCIYQFVCQQEGRYPDLLDKRNYFECYIHAGSLLQVRYQCPEGYMWEILSPGVGKCVEDHGQLDSDTAFGQCVLPDDLCPISVAT